In the Thermodesulfovibrionales bacterium genome, one interval contains:
- a CDS encoding DUF296 domain-containing protein, producing the protein MQYQAGHIGRVVVARFEDREDVLGNLITIAKKEDIRAAAFYLVGGMRDAKIVVGPEEEEMPPIPVWKELGESHETVGFGTIFYQGDEPKIHFHGAFGKRDSVKVGCVRERSETFLVLEAVILEIKGVTATREFDAASGLTLLKL; encoded by the coding sequence TACCAAGCCGGTCATATCGGAAGGGTTGTTGTTGCCCGATTCGAAGATAGAGAAGACGTGCTCGGCAATCTCATAACCATAGCGAAGAAGGAGGATATAAGGGCTGCCGCCTTTTACCTCGTCGGTGGAATGCGGGATGCAAAGATAGTAGTAGGTCCTGAAGAGGAAGAGATGCCGCCCATACCCGTCTGGAAGGAACTCGGGGAAAGTCACGAGACCGTCGGTTTCGGTACCATATTTTACCAGGGTGACGAGCCGAAGATTCATTTCCATGGTGCGTTCGGTAAGAGGGATTCCGTGAAGGTCGGCTGTGTGAGGGAACGGTCAGAGACGTTCCTCGTGCTTGAGGCGGTAATTCTCGAAATCAAGGGAGTTACAGCAACAAGGGAATTCGACGCTGCATCGGGATTGACGCTTCTGAAACTGTAA